ATTGTCCACCTACGAAGTCAAGCTATAAATATGCATCCCCTCTTGTTTGGCAACAGAAGAAAACCTAACCTGCCATCTCTTTCTAAATGAAGGCTATAGTCAAGAAGCTGAGAGCCAAGGTTTTAAAGAAGAGAGCAGAAACAGAACGCATGAAGAAGTGGCTAAACCAAATGAAAGCCAATGTGGAAGAGATGGAAGCAGAACAAGCCCGAATCCTCGAGGAGAACAAGTTGGCCGTTGAGGAGAACCTCCACATCCAACTCTATGTGGACTACATGCTGCTTGCCTTCGTATATGGTAGAGCCAGATTACTGTCTGTTAAACCCTAGCAACATATCTGTTATGTCTTTTTGGCTtgcaatttcatttttcttgattAGTAATTTACTATTGTTGAGAGAAGTTCCACTAAAGATGTAACAGACATGTTATAGCCGTGAGTCTGAAAGTCCTGAAAGGCTCTAGACTCCTGTGATGGAGTTGGGCTTGGACTAACAAATATGAGTGTCGTTTTGTATCAGGAGTGAGTTCTGAAAGTCATTGAAGGCCCTAGACCCCTATAATGGAGTTGGGCTTGGACTAACAAATATGAGTGTCATTTTGTATCAGGAGTGGAAGTTTATTTACGAATAAAAGACTTGGTATGTTAGTttatatttcctttttctctttgttttcctTATCCAAATGCAAGGGTGAGTTTCTTTGAGAGGTTTATATGTATTCACTGCTGTTTTAACCTCACTTCACTCCATTGATTTGACATACTCTCAGATGTCTTCACTTTTTTAAATTCTCATTTCATCTTATTTATTGATATGGTCATGTATGTATTAATTGTCAAATATGCATGCAATAAGATTAAAATGAGGTAGGTAGGTGTGTGGTTGGTATGGAATGGATATACTTGAGGTGGGTTTTGTGCTTTTACTTTCCAATGCTATATGTCTCTTCTCTGGTGGTTTTCAGGCTCAttttctcctctttcttttccttcaaaTTGAAATTAATATAAAGCCGATTGTGATTCATTTATATATGTGATTTTTCATTCTTTGTTTCGATGGTTAATAAATTACTGCACTAAAGCGAATACAGCATAGCATGGCTAGCGCATTCAGTATAGGTGAAACAAAGTAATAAACAGAGCAGTAGCACTAAACAGAAGTATGATTCGGAAAGACCCATCAAGTATAAGAAAGAGGTCATAAGTCTTCCTCAGAAAAAGCCCAGGAGGAGCGATAGAAGGTGAAATAAGTTCAGAAATTAcatagagagaagagaaaatctgataaaaataaatattcgaATTCCTAGAATAAGCCAACATAGTTGACGGGCAACTGGAATCAACTTACTGTATAGAGAAGATATGAAGAGAAGGGATTTGATTGGTTCCAATTGAAGAGAAGCAATCATAGCCGTCCACTTAAAGGTTGCGATGTCATGCCCTTCTCAACTCGATTATTTATCAGCCACAGCCGGCAGGGAGATCCTATCAGGGCATAAGACCATCACCGTCCTGATAACCAAACAGAACCCAAACAATTCATTACTTCACTTTGCGACGCAGAGCAACGCAACTTCAATTGTGAATTGAGAGGCTTTCACCCTCTGAATACCTTTCATAGGGCTTCGTGAAAGCTTCAGACACAGTTTCAGGTTCCGGTGTATGAATAACAACCTTAGTCATAAGAGCAAAGTTTACCTATTCTCTCTGAAAGAGTGGGTTTTCATGTATCTCTTTGAACTTTCCACTTCTAAGAGGACCCTTCTCTGAGGATGCTTGATTGAAAGATCTGGCAATTGGAAGATGAAGTTGAGACGAATATGAGAATCAAAACGCGTTCACTGTTTAGGTAGAAATGTCATAGGTAGATCAGGTCACGATGGTCCCACTGACCAGAATATTAACCATAAGCCACACTCGCGATTCCACTGACTGTTCGCGCGAGCCAACATGACAAAAGAACGAACTTTACTTCAAAGGCGAGTTCCTGCGAAACTACTTGTTTAATTCATCGAAATTGTTAGATCAACTACTtgcatcctatatatatatctactccAGCTTGATCAGTAACTTAATTCACCAACTGCTTCTTCTATCTAGCAATTCACACTTGTTTGAATCGACGAGGCTTTCTATacaaattaaggaaaaacaaaacaatgggGCTTAGCAAGGCATATTTGAACAACATTGAGAAGAGCTACTCTGCTTCAAGGCTAAGAAGACTCCAGGTCTGTatactaaattactaatattTACATTGTTTTGCACATTTTAGTTGTGATTATATCTGTTTAACCCTTGATTTGTTGAATGTGAACTGACAGATTGATGACGAAGAGAGCATTAAAGCAAGGATGCTAAGATTGAAGAAGGAGATGACAGAGATTGGCGAGGAGCACAAGAACATAAAAGCAGGGCAAAGGGAAGTGAGAAAGAAAATTAAGGATATCAGGAGCCAGTGTGCCCAACTCAGAGAAGAAACAAAGCTTATGTTTGATCAAAGCACATGCATCAAACGGCGACTCCATATCATGTCTCACATCTTGCAAGCACGACAGCGCGGCGATTTTGTTAAAGCGCAAAAGCTTACTGAGTTCCTCAAGTAAATCTTCAAGGCAGCAATTGAGTTTGAAGTTGTGTGCTGTGTGGCTGTCCCTTCAAATGCCTGGAGTGGAGTTCCAAAACTTGGAGTTGATAAACTGCATATATCTGTTTTGGGAAAGTTCATTCGAAATTAGATTGATAGTCTTGAATTTACAATTtattgtgaatatatatatattgttggatAAATTAGTGTGTAATATACTAATATTCATTATAACTTATAAACTCTCTGAACAGTGATGCGGAATGCATAATGAAGGttctccaaattctcttgtcTGGATACCAAGTCTTGTATTGATCTCATCATAGTTGAAATTCATCTAATTGTCCTCTGTGTTTCAGAGTTTGCGTTAGAAATCTATAAAAATTGGGCTTATTCACAAGTAGTTGGAATGCTCATTATTTATGACTCACAAAACCATGGTTCGTGAGCTTGAGTCCATGCAAGTATGCAACTATTTCTTTATGAGCCACttaacttttttgtgttttttcgaTACGAGATTCTTGTGTGGGTCTCCAATACTCCCCCCACACAAAATTCTTTCAAATTGGACCTAAAGAAAAGTTGCATTTTCATGACTTAGGAGAATATAATAGCGAGCCATCCGAATGAGAATGTTTGGACATATTTTCAAATGCAATCATGGGCGGATCTACATGTATAGTAATTGCCCCCTTACGTTTTTAAAACTACCCTATATAATACCTATATTTCCATTATGTAactctttaaaaaataattttttccaaCTTAAACACACTCGTTATATTTTCATGGGTTATATTTAACCCATATTTTCATGGGCCAATTTAGTGGACCTGGGCTATACTCCATATCAATCAATAGCAAAAGTTGAGGACCAAGCATATATTCTTAGAGGATATGAGGTGGAGCATCTGTCAAAGATCTCTTTGTCAAATGAATCGCGAGCTTGTCGCGCGATGCCGCGTCACCATCGCGCGGCAGCGGCTACTGTGCAATGCTTAGTTAGTTTatgccctatatatatatacacacatacatatatattatgcaGTTTACTCTTTATCTTTTGTCTATCACTGAAGCTCTTTCATTCATGTAATTACTTGGTATTTGGCTTTCTTGGAGGACTTGATTAATAGTAAACTCTGGTTCATCAGATCTCCTTAGAGCAAGTCCGGAGGAAAATATGACTTGGAAGCTTACAAATAAATTCTTAATGAATTAATTTTGGGTATGTATTCATTGCCCTCTCTCTTGTTTATATATGTAAGTCATGCGTTAATTCTTAATTTCTGTCTCTTGAACATTATACCTTGTGCAAAGTGTTAGAAACTGGCTATCACAAGATCAATCTGAGGTTTCttttagggatttttttttaacctttgaGCTCATTTGTTTCTAGGTTATTTTCAATATAGATGTAAAATAAAAGTAATTTCGACCATTGGATCTAAAACTCATTTTtggatttaaaaaataaaaaagatttatTATCCAATAATGGGTCTGGTTTAATATTTAGTTGCTTGGGCCAAAACATAAGCCCCAAACCAGCGGGCCTTTGTTCTTGAATCCCTCATGTTTATTTCTGTTAtggtatttatttatgttttatgttgatAATTTAAGTGTAAGGTGCATACAAGCCATCTTTTTAGTTGATAGGCAAGCCAAAAACATAAtgtgataaatatatattttttaatattttctgatatttatttttatattattattttattaaaaatatattttttaatataatcgATAAAAGTTAAAcgaaaaatatattgaaaatggTTTAGAAGAATTGATGGGAAGTGCTGTATAATTCtatttgattcattttttttttattgtatttaaGAGAATCTAGTAAAAACAACTGATGCGATACTTTAATTACCTCAAAGTATGTTATATCTGGCAGTAGATTGATGGTTTGAGATGCGATGTCAGGAACTAGAATCTTAATGTCTGGTCCTAGTTACGCTATTTGGGCGTCTGCCTTTTCTGATTTTGGTGCTCTGTCATGAAACAAGAACTCTGTGATTGATTCTTGGGCAACCAACAAATTCTCGTTGATTCTATTTTAAGGAAACTGGTAAATACTAATCAATCTTTGCCTTTTTCTATAATCATACTACATAGACTGAGTGCTTTTGTTGATTGTTCTTTAAATCTGCCCTTGACAGGCAAAGGTTCTACACGAGGATGGAATACTGacgtggcatgatgatgcataCGATGACAGCCCTAAACCTAAAAGATAGCACACATTCTTATATAAGTAAAACGAccataataaatataaaataaaaaaaaaaaaaaaaaaacacgaccATAAGAACCAATGATAAATTCGAAATAATTTATTAACCAATTAAAAAATTGCTCAGTCAACGTCAATTTATTGAGGGTTGGTTATGCGTCACACAAACCCTTATCTTTTTGTCGATACAAATATCTGCAGGGCATACATGTCAGCAGTAGGGTTCTAAGGTGTGACACAAACATTGAATCTCCGACCTCCAAGAACAAAGAGAGTGTGGCCTTTAGTGATCTGACGACATTCCGATGCTCAAATCAGTGTTTTTGTCAAGAATAAATCAAAGTATTCTATGTCACAATTTATAGTGCGTATCTCATCTCGGGTAGATGATTCATTTTATAGACACTGCAAAGCGCATTCGTTGGGATGTTTTTATCCTCGATTTTCAATCTGTTGAGATGAGATGTGATTTGATCTCGACTTTGAGACTGTTGCAATGGGAGTTCATCCTCATCcgatttttttgaatttttgaatccTCCCAGGTTGACGTGATGAGAGTTCATCCTCATTTAATTTGAAGAAAGGCAGTGTGAATGGATTATGAACTCTAAAGTCTCAAGCACGTGGTCATAACGTGACTCCACAATAAACCCACGCAATCGGGTGTAACGCACACGGGCTAATCACCTGTCATGCTGACTAGGCatgatatttttattcatacacactctctctttttaattctttcatttatttatttttttttgagaagacaaGGAACCAATTCATTAAGAAAAGGCAGGGATACAATCCTCAGCAATTGCATGAGTAATAATGCCAAGACTTTTATTTTCTAAAGAGCAAAACTTGTAATGTGCCCGACAAATACTGACAtatgaagaaaaataattacGAAAAAAGAAGACTTGGTCTTTGTTTCAATTTCGCAGAAGCATGTAGGGAAGCTTCATGGAGGCTTCACTGGCAACACATGGAAGTTTATTGGTTTGGGCCCTGATTGGGTCCCTTCTTGGAATCTTTAATTTATCACCCAACGCAACGCGCGCAAGTGGTGTATGGTTTTCGACGACTTTATCTTATGGCCAAGGGACAAGGTGgagtctattttttttatttttaactaaTCAATCCAACGTTAATTTCCTCATCTTTTCTACATTCGGCTTCTCTTATCTTAACCCACATGTTAGGAGGAAGTTTTCGCTATAAATATAGCTTTTAATTTTAGGTTCCCAATGCACATAAACCTGGACAAATCCAGGAGAGTAATATGGctctttgaattttattttcacaagaagaaaaagagagagatggtgGGGATTAGAGAGGGGCATAAATGCATAAAAGAGGGGCAGATTGAAACAGAGAGAGCTAAGCAACGCTGGAGGGGAACAGAGTCTAATTTCGAAGCAGCATGAGTGTGGGTTTTGGACATGAGATTTAGAGACATGCAATTGGATGCTAGCTGCTTTGCTATTAGCTCTGTTTCCTTCTTGAGCTTGTTCATGCTCTGCTTCTCCTCATGTTCTTCTTAGTTTATGCATTTCTGTTCCTCACTAATCTCTGCTATCTCTGCCCTTATCCTCTTAATTCCTTAATTcatgtttttttcccccttttgttCGATCattgtattatttttattattcttacatgtctaacttatTAGCTTAAGCtccgtagaatgtttcgtaaaaaaataatgtcaaaaaaCCAAGTTTTGTGGTAACTGCTTGATTTTGGATATACTTGACTTTCTGGTTACACTTATAAGAGATTCGAACTTTCTACCTATTTTGAAATCATAAAGAGTGGCTaacacttgtttttttttttttttttattattgagaAACAGAACAGGAAACAATAGTCAGGCATCAAAAAGCACTTTGGACAAAGCCATCTTTGTTGAGAAGGTAACTCCATATCAAATACCTCAATCCTGAGCATGAAGAACATCTTCAGAGTCAAAACACGTCCAGAGGCGAATTTCAACCCAACCTCGCCACTTCTAGTCGTATTGACATTTGGAAGGAATATTTTTCTCCAATGTGTTTTTGTGCACACTAGATGGGAAACAAACTATGTCGCCGACAAGCTGGCAAAAGACTTGTGGATAGGTGGTCTGATTTCATCAATTGGCCATAATCTAGATTATTATTCAATCTCTTTTTCTGGGATCACTGGAATAtcattttcgtttttttttataCACATACATGCTCTGGCGGTTTATGCCAGATAGCATATCCGCATGTTTGGTAAGGCGTTGGACTAAGCGGTTCTGTTGTGCGGCCCGTTGAAGTCCAACGCCATACCAAACACCATAGCGACGGCAGTGGAACCGCTGCGCTTCTCATGGTTAATCAATATAAGACTTTAATATATGTGTATACCCAACATAAAATAGTCAAGTCCATCTAAAACAAAATTGAGTTCATGATAATGACTATGTTTGTAAACATACTTGTTTGTGTACCATCAAAAGTTCCATCTCCACCCTAATATCCATTGTTGGGGCACAGTGCAGCGAAACACACCACAAGATAGCACCTCGGAGAACAACGACTGAAAATAAACCAATCGATTGAAAGTTGTCCTATCCAACAAGTAATTATCACACAATAATAAgagaaataaaagcaagtagAGAAAATATGAGCACACGGATATTTACGTGGTTTGACCAGAACAAATCTACGTCCATGGAATTGTGGGAATATTTCACTAGATGAAGAACCAATCCCCATCGTCTAAAACCCTAAAGCTCTAAGAGTTCCATCTATTACGCTAATTTGAATTGTTcatgtaatttttctttttaatttttttaggtaTTAGGATTTTGTGAACTTACTGTAATtgagaacctttttttttcaatagattCCTTCTACTTGGCTTGAGACTTGAAAGtagaaaaaaattttgaatgagAAAGCTTCATATGAAGTT
This genomic window from Tripterygium wilfordii isolate XIE 37 chromosome 9, ASM1340144v1, whole genome shotgun sequence contains:
- the LOC120006125 gene encoding uncharacterized protein LOC120006125, producing MGLSKAYLNNIEKSYSASRLRRLQIDDEESIKARMLRLKKEMTEIGEEHKNIKAGQREVRKKIKDIRSQCAQLREETKLMFDQSTCIKRRLHIMSHILQARQRGDFVKAQKLTEFLK